The following proteins come from a genomic window of Nocardiopsis sp. YSL2:
- a CDS encoding acylphosphatase, with the protein MGDGTETVRLTAWVRGRVQGVGFRWWTRSRALELGLSGAATNLDDGRVEVVAEGSRSACEGLLEHLRSGRTPGRVDSVVERWAQSGGAFTGFVER; encoded by the coding sequence GTGGGGGACGGAACCGAGACGGTTCGGCTGACCGCGTGGGTGCGCGGGCGCGTCCAGGGCGTGGGTTTTCGCTGGTGGACGCGGTCCAGGGCGCTGGAACTGGGACTGAGCGGCGCCGCCACGAACCTCGACGACGGGCGCGTCGAGGTGGTCGCCGAGGGCAGCCGGAGCGCGTGCGAAGGCCTTCTGGAGCACCTGAGAAGCGGCCGGACACCCGGTCGTGTGGACTCCGTGGTCGAACGTTGGGCTCAGTCTGGGGGTGCGTTCACCGGTTTCGTGGAACGGTGA
- the rpmF gene encoding 50S ribosomal protein L32 yields MAVPKRKMSRSNTRTRRSQWKASRPVLVNCPRCRDPKQPHIACPTCGTYNNRQVVNPA; encoded by the coding sequence GTGGCCGTCCCGAAGCGGAAGATGTCGCGGAGCAACACCCGGACCCGCCGTTCCCAGTGGAAGGCGTCGCGCCCGGTGCTGGTCAACTGCCCGCGCTGCCGTGACCCGAAGCAGCCCCACATCGCGTGCCCGACCTGCGGCACCTACAACAACCGCCAGGTCGTCAACCCGGCGTAG
- the mutM gene encoding bifunctional DNA-formamidopyrimidine glycosylase/DNA-(apurinic or apyrimidinic site) lyase, whose amino-acid sequence MPELPEVEVVRAGLEQHGVGRTVGEVEVLHPRSVRRHLPGAADFAARLAGRVPVAARRRGKYMWLELDSGEMLLAHLGMSGQILVQPAGKPDEKHLRVRLPLSDGQELRFVDQRTFGHLLVDGPGERAGVPKSVDHIALDPLDAEFDARACVGALRARRTEVKRALLDQTLVSGVGNIYADEALWRARLHWARSTRGLSEAAGEELLGHVTDVMTEALAVGGTTFDGLYVNVNGESGYFERGLNAYGRRDRPCGRCGTPIVREAFMNRSSFSCPRCQRR is encoded by the coding sequence GTGCCCGAACTCCCCGAGGTCGAGGTCGTCCGCGCGGGCCTGGAACAGCACGGTGTGGGCCGGACGGTCGGCGAGGTCGAGGTCCTGCACCCGCGCTCGGTGCGCCGCCACCTGCCGGGTGCCGCGGACTTCGCCGCCCGCCTGGCCGGACGCGTGCCCGTGGCGGCCCGCCGCCGGGGCAAGTACATGTGGCTGGAGCTGGACAGCGGCGAGATGCTCCTGGCCCACCTGGGTATGAGCGGCCAGATCCTGGTCCAACCCGCGGGGAAGCCGGACGAGAAGCACCTGCGGGTGCGGCTGCCGCTGTCCGACGGCCAGGAACTGCGCTTCGTGGACCAGCGCACGTTCGGCCACCTGCTGGTGGACGGGCCCGGCGAGCGGGCGGGCGTGCCGAAGTCGGTGGACCACATCGCTCTGGACCCGTTGGACGCGGAGTTCGACGCGAGGGCGTGCGTAGGCGCCCTGCGTGCGCGGCGCACCGAGGTCAAACGCGCCCTGCTGGACCAGACGCTGGTCAGCGGCGTGGGCAACATCTACGCCGACGAGGCGCTGTGGCGGGCACGGCTCCACTGGGCGCGGTCCACCCGTGGGCTGTCCGAGGCGGCCGGTGAGGAGCTGCTCGGCCACGTCACCGACGTGATGACCGAGGCGCTGGCGGTCGGCGGCACCACGTTCGACGGCCTCTACGTCAACGTCAACGGTGAGAGCGGCTACTTCGAGCGCGGCCTCAACGCCTATGGCCGGCGCGACCGGCCGTGCGGTCGCTGCGGCACGCCGATCGTGCGCGAGGCGTTCATGAACCGGTCCTCGTTCAGCTGCCCGCGCTGCCAGAGACGGTAG
- a CDS encoding DUF177 domain-containing protein, with the protein MVDTRQLGRQPGSMRTVNRIVAVPEAFATAMASVPTGSEIELDLRLEAVMEGVLVTGTVRGQHTAECSRCLDPLSEDLEVGFQEMYRYPGGDDEAVAGDQDSADEDEDYYLEGDLLDLGPVVRDAVVLALPLSPLCGPDCPGLCAECGAKLAEAGPDHQHGDRVDPRWEALRGIAEDPGER; encoded by the coding sequence GTGGTCGACACCCGCCAGCTGGGCCGCCAGCCGGGGTCGATGCGGACCGTCAATCGCATCGTGGCCGTCCCCGAGGCGTTCGCGACGGCGATGGCCTCCGTTCCCACGGGCAGCGAGATCGAGCTCGACCTGCGGCTGGAAGCGGTGATGGAGGGCGTCCTCGTCACCGGGACCGTCCGCGGCCAGCACACGGCGGAGTGCTCGCGCTGCCTCGACCCCCTGTCGGAGGACCTGGAGGTCGGCTTCCAGGAGATGTACCGCTATCCCGGGGGCGACGACGAGGCCGTCGCGGGGGACCAGGACTCGGCGGACGAGGATGAGGACTACTATCTAGAGGGCGATCTGCTCGACCTCGGGCCCGTGGTCCGGGACGCGGTCGTGCTCGCGCTCCCACTCTCCCCGCTGTGCGGTCCCGACTGCCCGGGGCTGTGCGCGGAGTGCGGGGCCAAGCTCGCCGAGGCCGGTCCCGACCACCAGCACGGCGACCGCGTCGACCCGCGTTGGGAGGCGCTCCGCGGCATCGCGGAGGATCCCGGCGAACGATGA